The proteins below come from a single Miscanthus floridulus cultivar M001 chromosome 1, ASM1932011v1, whole genome shotgun sequence genomic window:
- the LOC136499514 gene encoding transcription repressor OFP8-like yields MPAPKWFQKLRRRRSKRKQQSPCRSLAAAEADKDAPAPAQQGQQCPSLLPAPPCAVSPNRASYYFASADRARQDRDLPCAADAVAGLLDVRVDVVHRRAGDRRLGGLDAPPGTPELKLRRIVTRPVPVAVADASESGGGGVSSATTSAATTPSTRARRFHVKPPLAGGRRQQRRRRRRSESRDHYDSVAIKKGKAAAEEEEEVSPPTSLRVPTQRRRRRWLYESLVVVKTSSDPERELAESMSEMVVANGIRSSEDLEELLACYLALNAAEHHRAVVAAFRHVWLLLDKHRLLI; encoded by the coding sequence ATGCCGGCGCCCAAATGGTTCCAGAAGCTCCGGAGGAGGCGGAGCAAGCGCAAGCAGCAAAGCCCGTGCAgaagcctcgccgccgccgaggcGGACAAGGATGCACCCGCGCCGGCGCAGCAGGGCCAACAATGCCCGTCGCTGCTGCCAGCGCCGCCATGCGCCGTGTCCCCCAACAGGGCGTCCTACTACTTCGCCAGCGCGGACCGCGCGCGCCAGGACAGGGACCTCCCGTGCGCCGCCGACGCCGTGGCGGGCCTACTGGACGTCCGCGTCGACGTGGTGCACCGCCGCGCGGGCGACCGGCGGCTCGGCGGCCTCGACGCGCCGCCCGGGACGCCCGAGCTCAAGCTGCGGCGCATCGTCACGAGGCCCGTGCCCGTCGCCGTTGCCGACGCCtcggagagcggcggcggcggcgtcagcAGCGCCACCACGTCGGCCGCCACGACGCCGTCGACCAGGGCGCGCAGGTTCCACGTGAAGCCGCCGCTGGCGGGGGGCCGGAGGCagcagcgccggcgccggcggcggagcGAGTCACGCGACCACTACGACAGCGTCGCGATCAAGAAGGGGAAGGCggccgcggaggaggaggaggaggtgtcgcCGCCAACGTCCCTGCGCGTGCCcacgcagcggcggcggcggcggtggctgtacGAGAGCCTGGTGGTGGTGAAGACGTCGTCGGACCCGGAGCGGGAGCTGGCGGAGAGCATGTCCGAGATGGTGGTGGCCAACGGCATCCGGTCGTCGGAGGACCTGGAGGAGCTCCTCGCGTGCTACCTCGCGCTCAACGCCGCCGAGCACCACCGCGCCGTCGTCGCCGCGTTCCGCCACGTCTGGCTCCTCCTCGACAAGCACAGGCTGCTCATCTAG